In Brassica napus cultivar Da-Ae chromosome A3, Da-Ae, whole genome shotgun sequence, the sequence ATCTTTCAGcattagttatattatttttaatgacTCCTGAAGAAGACATTATGATTTTGTAATTGACGTTTCAAGTACTATTTCACTACGACCAATGTTATACTGATATGTTATTAATGTTGTATATAATTATCACTTTTAAGCATTAATCACAACTCTAACCACCTGGCGCGGACCCATCTCCTTAGTTACCTCCAAGCACAAACTGGTGGACAAGTTCTTGATCTGTGGATGACCTACGTTCACGTTGTAAAGTCCATGCAACAATGACACATCTTCCTCTTCGTTCTCGTGGTCCACCatgaaaatatttggaatatcTGAAGTTTTTTGGTGCCACTCCTTGAGCAACTTGTCAATTACATCTCCTGTCTCTGTGTTGTTGAAGTCCTTGTCCGCGAGTGTCAGCTTGTCAAAACCAGACACCTCAGGTCCAGCAAATATTATGATGCCTTCCACCGCAGGATGCGAGTAAGCTTCCCTTAGAATTTCTTCTATGTATTTTGCCTATGATCAATCAAATTAGTAATCAAACACACTTTTATGATTATGATAAATGTATAAAGATGGAGAAAAGGTTTCTTGTCATACAAGGTAGCTGATGACACACCTGGTTAGGGCATTTAGGCATATCAAGCTCTGTAATCCATACAGGCAACCCTAGTGAGCCTAAAGTATCCAGTGCAGATCTCATGTAAGCTAAGTTAGGCTGAATTGGACTAAAGTGACCCTGAGCTCCAATTGCTCCTTTAATGTTTTCGTTTCCTTGGTACGCAAGTATCTCCTCCATCTTGTCCTTCACCTTAACCGGCGTCGCAGTAACGTCTCCAGGGTTCTCAATCGTGTTGTACTCGTTAACAAACAATGTCACATCAGGATCTAGCTTATAAGCAAGGTTGTAGAATCTTGACGAAGCGTTTACACCAAGCATTTTTTCAAAGTAATCCCAATGCAAATTCTCGTTAACCACATCCCACCCGGTTAACTTACCTTTGTACCTCTTCATAACCGAATTTATCCGGTTCAGTGTCACATTCCTCACATCTTCAGGGTCTTTTATATTTTCCACCCAACTTGGTTGCATCTTTGGGTCGTCCCATAAAACTGTATGACCTCTAACCAATATATCATTCTCCTCTGCAAACTTCAGCATTGAATCTGCTGCCGTGTAGTTCTCCTGACCGCGTACTTTCTCTGTTGTATACCATTTCATTTCATTGGTGAATGACGTGATTGCGAACCGTGACGCAAACCATTTTCTGTACCCTTCACTTTGTAGGATCCGGAAATTCATTGCACAGCCTAAGAGGAAAAatggtttggtttgttttagGGATATTACTGCGTCTTTTACCGCAGTTTTATTGTTATAAGTAACTTCAAATCTCACTTTATTCTTCCTTATCTGCAACCAATACCATttatataagagaaaaaaaacagcaCACAAGAGATCTGAAAccataaaaattataacatttgGTACCTTTTCAATAAGTTGATCTTGTTTCAGTTTCCATTCTTTTTTACTAAACTGTTTTAGCGACAGTTTTGTTACAGAGATCTTTGCTTCTCTGTCTTCACTCTGCTTTCGAATAAAACATGTGTTAACACTGAGAATATACATATGAAAACACGTGTATAATGTTGTACCTTGAAGAATATATCTACTGGGTCTGAAACATTAGGTACAATCCCACCTTTAAGCAAAGACCAACATCCTTGCTTTGCCCTAACTTCACCTCCATGAACAAGTCTTCCACTTTCTGATCTGAACACAATCCCTACTTTCTTGTCGTTTCCTCCTCTCAACTTTACCCAAGCTGTGTttccataaaaaaaatggatattCAATCTATATAAACATAACCGGTTCAAACTCaaacaaaactaaaagaaaCCTATCTGAACATATGAATATGATCAAAGTGGTTTAATTGGTTATAATTATTTCTGTatccggaaaaaaaaaatctgaaaccaGACATTGTACACACATCTACAAGAGATGAATTACCAAGAATCACTGGTTTGAAACAGTAACTTACTAAACAAGAAAGCATAAGATGATgatttgttaaaatatataaacatacgaATAGGTTGCATCTGTGTTACCGGAGAAGCTGTAAATGATTCCTTGCTGAAGCTGAATTCTCTGTGCCATTTCTCTAATAGCCCCATTTTCATCTATCTCCCACTCTTGATCAGAGTCATCTTCATCAGAGTGGCTAAGTAGTATTAATTCTTGTTCCGCAATGCTTCGTGGAGGCTTCATTATACACTTTATATATTCGCCATATTTTACCAACGTTAGAcagtttgatttttaaaaataaataaatcaagcATGTGATATATCTATATATCGAGGTTTTATCAGTTTTGGTTACCTCTGTTTTGAGAGAGCGACTATGGGAGAAAGGATCATTAGCAAGCCCCGAATACACAAGACATATGAGAAGAAAGAGCATGCTGGGGAAGAAGCCATTATTGAAATTCTTCATCTTCCTTCCTGTAAAATTAGAATGTCACGACAAAACTCATTTGTTAAAGCTTAAGGGTTGTCACATTCTAATCTATTTTTATACTCCTCTTTCCTTTACAAGCACCTTTCTTTTACATTGATTTTAAGGTTCGTTTCAAAGATAGGCTTAAGAATACGAGCACCATCTTGAATTTAAACATACTGTTTTCTTATACTGCCATAggctttatattttatttttgataaaggCTTTATATCAGATAAAAGTATATTGATTTCCAATGAAAAAATGACAAACTACACAATGTGAAACGAATATGAAAGCACTAGGTAGAGTAATGCGGTCAACCTAAAACTAGAAGAACGGATACCACCTACTTTTAAGTAACAACATCCCAAAActaaaagcaaacaaaaaaatatatccaaaaaccattctaaaagaaagaagaaaactaTAGAACATTTAACGGGTAAACAGTAAAAGTGCGTTCTACCACATAAAATAAACATTACCTACAAAGGAGAACAAGAAGTTGGATTTAACAAGTGGCTACAATTGCTGCCTCGTGAAACATTTTTGGAGTTACGTTGAAGCACTTGTCGTGTAACATCGACTGGTAGAAATTGTTCTTTAgcaaaaatatatcaaagttaAGTAAATTATAATAGTTCGATATGGTTGTCAACAAAGCCAAGAAGTTGCTGATTCTATTCAACCATCcattaacaaaaacaattttccaACATTTTCAATAGGCCATAGTTAATAAGAACATTGATTAACAACACTAAACTTGATtactaattattaaaaataataaaacgttATAAATTGTAAGccaaaaaaatcaagatttCAAATTAACAATAGTGTTCATGAGTAATAATAGCCCTTTGGAGTTTCCTCAAACTTGCTGCACTATTTTCACTAAGATTTAAACTACTCAAATAGTTCAAGATAGTTGTAAACTTAGCGTATCAAACATGAACAACAAAACGAGATGGTTGAGAGTCATCAGAAGTCAACTTAAAGCTGTGAGAAGCAGTTGAATTAGTGAGAGGATGAGCAATACTGATATCATAGTCACCATGGAAGAGTGAAGCTTCAAAGAACCCATCAGCATCAGTTAAACCTGTGGTTTGCCCACGAAGCCCTCCCCATTCACGCAGAAGTTTGTCCACAACGTCTCCGGTGGGTAGGTTCCTGAAGTTTCCATCGGTGAGGCACATTTTGTAGCAACCTGAGGGAGAATAACCACTCCAAGTCACCATTCCTTTCACTTGCGGATGTGCATGGCCTTCCCTTAGGACCTGCTCGAAATATTTGGCCTGCACAAAATTGAACATTAGAAGCCAGTCATGAACATAGACAAGTAAAACATTAGCATACAacctccaaatttttttaaaaaaatacataaatatatatagactcccaaaatagtttatttttaaattaaaattcgtACTAATTTTTCAATATAGCTCACAAAATCTTAGGATAGCCGAGAATATTTATTCGAGTTACCTGGACATTTGGAGGAGCTTGGACGTCGACCTCAGTGAGCCAAATAGGCAAACCAGTGGCAGCAAGAGTGTCAAGAGCTGATCTCATATACGGAATGTtaggagtgttgaaatgagacTCAAGACCGATCCCTAACTGAATGTTTCCGGCGACACGAATAGATTGAAGCTCTCTAAGCTTCCCCAAATACCTTGCTGGACTAGAAGCCGAATCTCCCGGTTGCTCCAACGTGTTGAATTCATTCATAAACATTGGTGTCCTTGGGTCGATGGAATGCGCCAACGCAAAGATGTTATAAGAGGCTTGAGGACCCATCTTGCTCTCAAAAAACGAGAAATGGAGATTCTCATTCACAACGTCCCAGCTCAGAAGCTGCCCTTTGTACCTTGAGACCACCGAGGAAACCCTTCTTTTCACGGCGTTGTAGAGATCGTTACCGGACAAAGAACTCACCCAACTAAGTTGGTACTTGGGGTCGTTCCATACGATATTGTGGCCACGTACAGCGATCCCATGCTGTTTGAAGAATCTTAACATGGCGTCTGCTGTCGTGTAATCCTCTTTGCCTCTTACTGCTTCCGTGCTGTACCATTTCATCTCGTTCGCGAAGGTTGTCACGGTGAATCTCTTAGTGAACCAGTTTTGGTATGCTTGGTTTACAAGTATGTACTTTTCTACCTCGCACCCGAATGAGAACCCAAGTCTATTCTGTACGATGGAGATTGTTGCGCTTGGTATTGGCTCACCTAAGCTGTTTACGGCTCTGATCCTCATGCCTCTCTTCCTCGTTCTGTGAATGGTCTGCTCGTGGTGAGCGTTCCACTCTTCTTGTGTGAATGGTTGCAACGAGACGCTATCAACCCATATCTCAACGGTTGTGTCCTCGCTCTACACATGAGCACATAAATAAGAATCATCATAGGTTAATTTCTCTATTTCCACTTATATGTAACGTtcttattttcacatttttagattttaaaaatatattaaaactagtAGGTTACTTAGACAAACATTCAAGAGTTGGCACAAAGGCTATGTTTGTTTGTATATGTAAATACCTCAAAGTAAAGTTCGGCAGGACCAGATTCATCAATAGTGAGACCACCTTTAAGCATGGACCAGCACTTAGATTCAGCAATAACCGAACCGGCATGCTTATATTCACCATTCTTCTTGAAAACGGCTATCACAGGAGCCTTTCCTTTGCTTACTTGTAACCAAGCTACAAGTAACATAAAATACATCAGATAATAATTTGAGTAATTCGTATAAATTTCTGAAGAATAAGATCCAAGAAACACATATTCGAAACTATATACCAGAGAAAGTGTAGAGAAGTTCTTTTTCCAAATAAATCTTCTGTGAGACGCTGTCATAAGACTGATTCCTCCCTCGTGCAACAACGAACTTATTGCCTCCGAATTCTCTGAAATCGACTTTGGCGTTTGCGAATTGTGCCCAGCCTTGTGAACCATTTTGTAGGTCAGGGTTCACGATGATCCCTCCATTGTATTGTGGTTTATAAGGGTTCTCTAGACACTACACCAAGACAATAAGATAATCAGAAACATAAGTTTCCAACGAACAACGATCGACCTAAATAAAGAACATAGAATAATAGCTTGCCTCTATTGTTGCCGAGTAATCGTAAGGTACATACTTTTGTTCACTCCCTGCAAACGTTTTCATACAttaattcttcttttttgttcgttgataataaaaaattcaaaagttaTTACACATGTACAAACAGAAAAATACATATTGCGACGAAAATAAACTCGAAATCTTATAGGAGAACTAACATATATAACAACAATGATAATATAGAAAACCAGAGATAAGATGGAGAACAACTTGATAGAGAAAGGCTGCAGAAGGCTAGCAGCAGTAGAAGAAGCTTCATTGTGGAAATAATTAGGAATCACTTGATGATGATTGAGGGTTTCCAATAAcatttatactatttttatgGTACATaatgaattaacaaaaataattttgactgtagtttatttttatgattttcttACCATACTTGTTTTGGAAAGAAAAGTGAAGatattcatcattctatttATCGTTAATAGAAACAGTATATTAAATCTATGAAAATTCTCAAAgccattatcttttttttttggcatggAAGGCAAATATGGAAAGCAAATCTACAATACATTCTGGTACATAGTCAATTACGCCggttaaaaaaaagttactagGTATGTCAACTCTACAATCCAGAGAACCCTGAAGAAGTcctttactttaaaatttatgtttcctTTGATGTGTAATCGCCATGTTCTAACTTAATTCTTTGTCAGCAAGTACATATAAGATCATTATTGGACACCATTGTTTTACATCGTaatcaatattaaatttaattaagatTGGACTGGCACAAGGCTACTATATTCAACACCACAACAGCTCAAAGACTCAAGAGGAAGTTCAGTATTATTGACAAATCCATGACAATATTGAGACTTCAACTTTAAGAACCCAGCCTAATGATACTCATGATTAGCTCATGGGGGGAACCGGCACCGCAGACACGGATACACATATATAGATATACCATGTCTAGATTAAGAACAAAATATACTATCTGCCACCATTAATTATTACTAAGAATCAAACTACTCAAATATGAACTAGTTGTATGCTTGACTTCTCAAACACGAAAGACAAAAAAGGATGGTTGAGTGTGGGAAGCTTTTGAATTTGCGAGAGAAATGAGGAATTTTTAAACCCTAGAAATTGGTGGGCTTCAAATATATATGGGCCATATTTAAAATGGCATCAATTtgaaacactatttttttttgaaacactaaatGGCATCAAACTTACACCTCGAATTTTATATAACATTGATGATGTTTGTCTACAGATTACTTGTCTCCCACATCACGATTGATTTATTGAAAGTTTGTCCGATAAAagtgttaaaatataattctaaAAACATGTACACTAagaaagtttattttctttttttttcaattgaaaaatatttagtaaatgttatattttcatatatttatgttttattttataaaagacttaaactttttatctttatttatcgtattttattttaaatgattatttatgtttaaaaaattaaattttatttctttaatgaattaagctggtaaaattttgataaattaattttattatgtggttaatattttaataaaaaaatacatact encodes:
- the LOC125574989 gene encoding endo-1,4-beta-xylanase 5-like isoform X1, with protein sequence MKNFNNGFFPSMLFLLICLVYSGLANDPFSHSRSLKTECIMKPPRSIAEQELILLSHSDEDDSDQEWEIDENGAIREMAQRIQLQQGIIYSFSAWVKLRGGNDKKVGIVFRSESGRLVHGGEVRAKQGCWSLLKGGIVPNVSDPVDIFFKSEDREAKISVTKLSLKQFSKKEWKLKQDQLIEKIRKNKVRFEVTYNNKTAVKDAVISLKQTKPFFLLGCAMNFRILQSEGYRKWFASRFAITSFTNEMKWYTTEKVRGQENYTAADSMLKFAEENDILVRGHTVLWDDPKMQPSWVENIKDPEDVRNVTLNRINSVMKRYKGKLTGWDVVNENLHWDYFEKMLGVNASSRFYNLAYKLDPDVTLFVNEYNTIENPGDVTATPVKVKDKMEEILAYQGNENIKGAIGAQGHFSPIQPNLAYMRSALDTLGSLGLPVWITELDMPKCPNQAKYIEEILREAYSHPAVEGIIIFAGPEVSGFDKLTLADKDFNNTETGDVIDKLLKEWHQKTSDIPNIFMVDHENEEEDVSLLHGLYNVNVGHPQIKNLSTSLCLEVTKEMGPRQVVRVVINA
- the LOC125574989 gene encoding endo-1,4-beta-xylanase 5-like isoform X2, which translates into the protein MKMGLLEKWHREFSFSKESFTASPVTQMQPIPWVKLRGGNDKKVGIVFRSESGRLVHGGEVRAKQGCWSLLKGGIVPNVSDPVDIFFKSEDREAKISVTKLSLKQFSKKEWKLKQDQLIEKIRKNKVRFEVTYNNKTAVKDAVISLKQTKPFFLLGCAMNFRILQSEGYRKWFASRFAITSFTNEMKWYTTEKVRGQENYTAADSMLKFAEENDILVRGHTVLWDDPKMQPSWVENIKDPEDVRNVTLNRINSVMKRYKGKLTGWDVVNENLHWDYFEKMLGVNASSRFYNLAYKLDPDVTLFVNEYNTIENPGDVTATPVKVKDKMEEILAYQGNENIKGAIGAQGHFSPIQPNLAYMRSALDTLGSLGLPVWITELDMPKCPNQAKYIEEILREAYSHPAVEGIIIFAGPEVSGFDKLTLADKDFNNTETGDVIDKLLKEWHQKTSDIPNIFMVDHENEEEDVSLLHGLYNVNVGHPQIKNLSTSLCLEVTKEMGPRQVVRVVINA
- the LOC125574989 gene encoding endo-1,4-beta-xylanase 5-like isoform X3 codes for the protein MKNFNNGFFPSMLFLLICLVYSGLANDPFSHSRSLKTECIMKPPRSIAEQELILLSHSDEDDSDQEWEIDENGAIREMAQRIQLQQGIIYSFSAWVKLRGGNDKKVGIVFRSESGRLVHGGEVRAKQGCWSLLKGGIVPNVSDPVDIFFKSEDREAKISVTKLSLKQFSKKEWKLKQDQLIEKIRKNKVRFEVTYNNKTAVKDAVISLKQTKPFFLLGCAMNFRILQSEGYRKWFASRFAITSFTNEMKWYTTEKVRGQENYTAADSMLKFAEENDILVRGHTVLWDDPKMQPSWVENIKDPEDVRNVTLNRINSVMKRYKGKLTGWDVVNENLHWDYFEKMLGVNASSRFYNLAYKLDPDVTLFVNEYNTIENPGDVTATPVKVKDKMEEILAYQGNENIKGAIGAQGHFSPIQPNLAYMRSALDTLGSLGLPVWITELDMPKCPNQVCHQLPCKIHRRNSKGSLLASCGGRHHNICWT
- the LOC106442873 gene encoding endo-1,4-beta-xylanase 5-like; the encoded protein is MLLETLNHHQVIPNYFHNEASSTAASLLQPFSIKLFSILSLCLENPYKPQYNGGIIVNPDLQNGSQGWAQFANAKVDFREFGGNKFVVARGRNQSYDSVSQKIYLEKELLYTFSAWLQVSKGKAPVIAVFKKNGEYKHAGSVIAESKCWSMLKGGLTIDESGPAELYFESEDTTVEIWVDSVSLQPFTQEEWNAHHEQTIHRTRKRGMRIRAVNSLGEPIPSATISIVQNRLGFSFGCEVEKYILVNQAYQNWFTKRFTVTTFANEMKWYSTEAVRGKEDYTTADAMLRFFKQHGIAVRGHNIVWNDPKYQLSWVSSLSGNDLYNAVKRRVSSVVSRYKGQLLSWDVVNENLHFSFFESKMGPQASYNIFALAHSIDPRTPMFMNEFNTLEQPGDSASSPARYLGKLRELQSIRVAGNIQLGIGLESHFNTPNIPYMRSALDTLAATGLPIWLTEVDVQAPPNVQAKYFEQVLREGHAHPQVKGMVTWSGYSPSGCYKMCLTDGNFRNLPTGDVVDKLLREWGGLRGQTTGLTDADGFFEASLFHGDYDISIAHPLTNSTASHSFKLTSDDSQPSRFVVHV